The following are encoded in a window of Gramella sp. MT6 genomic DNA:
- a CDS encoding RecQ family ATP-dependent DNA helicase, protein MQEEALKILEKYWGFREFRPQQLEVIQSILAGKDSLTLFPTGGGKSICFQVPALIKDGICIVVSPLISLMEDQVNGLQQKNIKAMAITGGISYADLDRNLDNCIFGNYKFLYLSPERLQQELVRERLKQMNISLIAIDEAHCISQWGHDFRPAYRNIAELRELLPETVFAAFTATATKTVVKDICEQLKLEDPVIHQKSFERSNLQYEVIKTEDKYFRLTQILNEDSAIIYVRSRNATQEISQFLNKHGITAAAYHGGLKKEDKSKKFEQWLANKVSVMVATTAFGMGIDKPDVRTVIHIDLPESMESYFQEAGRAGRDGKPAKAIILTNSGDIPVLKNQFLNNLASVEDVKLLYRKLNAYFRIAYGEGENTEHDFNFSSFCHHYQFNSHKAFNALQLLDRCSILRLSQNYQKKTEIQVLLSGHHLDNYLEENPRYAHLLRTVLRNYGGVFENLIPFNLNSVCDKANMPEKECISILEELAKKEIIEFNLSKHDASITFLVPREDDSTINPVASFIKEYNKTKRDKIEAVLDFVQNDSICKQVQLLKYFGEKDPPACGKCSVCKKEKKELSRDDMNEIYLSILRLLRKGPMDSREIISHLDYTETAILKILSLLCEKGILDRSANNKYKIINK, encoded by the coding sequence TTAATAAAAGACGGTATATGTATTGTTGTCTCACCATTGATCTCATTAATGGAAGATCAGGTAAATGGCTTACAACAAAAGAACATCAAAGCAATGGCAATTACTGGTGGGATCTCCTATGCTGACCTGGATAGGAACCTTGACAATTGTATTTTCGGAAATTATAAATTTCTTTATTTATCCCCTGAAAGATTACAGCAGGAACTCGTAAGAGAACGATTAAAACAAATGAACATCAGCCTTATTGCTATAGATGAGGCCCATTGTATTTCACAATGGGGCCATGATTTCAGACCCGCCTATAGAAATATTGCTGAACTTAGAGAACTGCTTCCGGAAACTGTTTTTGCTGCTTTTACCGCGACTGCCACCAAAACAGTAGTAAAAGATATTTGTGAACAATTGAAACTGGAAGACCCGGTAATTCATCAAAAATCATTTGAAAGATCGAACCTTCAGTATGAAGTCATAAAAACTGAGGACAAATATTTTAGGTTGACCCAGATCCTCAATGAGGATTCAGCAATAATATATGTAAGAAGCCGGAACGCCACACAGGAGATAAGTCAGTTTTTAAACAAACACGGGATTACCGCTGCGGCCTACCACGGCGGATTAAAGAAAGAGGATAAGTCGAAAAAATTTGAGCAGTGGCTTGCCAATAAAGTAAGTGTCATGGTAGCCACAACGGCATTCGGCATGGGAATAGACAAGCCCGATGTAAGAACGGTAATTCATATTGACCTCCCTGAAAGTATGGAAAGCTATTTTCAGGAGGCTGGAAGGGCCGGAAGGGATGGTAAACCAGCAAAGGCAATTATACTTACAAATTCCGGTGATATCCCGGTTTTGAAGAATCAATTCCTCAACAATCTTGCTTCTGTCGAAGACGTAAAACTCCTATATCGTAAACTGAATGCTTATTTCAGGATCGCTTATGGAGAAGGTGAAAACACAGAACATGATTTTAATTTCTCCAGTTTTTGTCATCATTACCAGTTCAATTCTCACAAAGCATTCAATGCTTTACAGCTTCTAGACAGGTGCAGTATTTTGAGACTTTCTCAGAATTACCAAAAGAAAACAGAGATCCAGGTATTATTATCTGGTCATCATCTGGACAATTACCTGGAAGAAAATCCAAGGTACGCACATCTCCTTAGGACGGTTCTGAGAAATTACGGTGGAGTTTTCGAAAACCTGATCCCGTTTAATCTTAATTCAGTTTGCGACAAGGCGAATATGCCTGAAAAAGAATGTATCAGTATATTAGAGGAATTAGCTAAAAAAGAGATCATAGAATTCAATTTATCTAAACATGATGCCAGCATTACTTTCCTGGTGCCACGGGAAGATGACTCCACTATAAACCCGGTCGCTTCTTTTATTAAAGAATATAATAAGACAAAAAGAGATAAAATTGAGGCTGTTCTGGATTTTGTACAGAACGATTCTATTTGCAAACAGGTACAACTCCTGAAATATTTTGGAGAGAAAGATCCTCCCGCCTGTGGAAAATGCTCCGTATGTAAAAAGGAGAAAAAGGAATTAAGCAGGGATGATATGAATGAAATCTATTTAAGTATCCTAAGACTATTGCGGAAAGGTCCTATGGATTCAAGAGAAATAATTTCACACCTGGATTATACTGAAACTGCCATTTTAAAAATATTAAGTCTGCTTTGCGAAAAAGGAATTCTGGACCGCAGTGCGAATAATAAGTATAAAATTATAAATAAATGA
- the fmt gene encoding methionyl-tRNA formyltransferase, which translates to MKDLRVVFMGTPEFAVASLEAIINAGYNVVGVITAPDRPAGRGRKLRESAVKTYSKSKDLKVLQPTNLKSEDFQKELESLNPNVQVVVAFRMLPKSVWNFPEYGTFNLHASLLPQYRGAAPINWAIINGEEKTGVSTFFLDEKIDTGAMILQQEININKDENLESLHDRLMKTGSKLVVKTLDKIAKGEVESRAQLDSSDLRDAPKLTRDNTKIDWNNSLDNIYNLIRGLNPYPAAWCYLDNFSEEMQVKIYDVEKLNREHHLPNGTVTIVDNKIKVAAIGGYIIVKEIQLPGKRKMDAKSLLNGFDFAPEAKMR; encoded by the coding sequence ATGAAAGACCTTAGAGTAGTATTTATGGGAACTCCTGAATTTGCAGTCGCAAGCCTGGAAGCCATCATAAATGCCGGATATAATGTAGTTGGTGTAATTACAGCCCCAGACAGGCCTGCCGGAAGAGGCAGGAAATTAAGAGAGAGCGCGGTAAAAACCTATTCAAAATCTAAAGATCTAAAAGTTCTACAGCCAACGAATCTCAAATCTGAAGATTTCCAGAAGGAACTTGAATCCCTCAATCCCAATGTACAGGTAGTAGTAGCTTTTAGAATGTTGCCGAAATCCGTATGGAATTTTCCGGAATATGGCACTTTTAACCTTCACGCTTCCCTCCTACCTCAATATAGAGGTGCCGCGCCTATTAACTGGGCCATCATTAATGGCGAGGAAAAAACCGGAGTTTCAACCTTCTTTCTAGATGAGAAGATCGATACTGGTGCGATGATACTTCAGCAAGAAATTAACATCAACAAGGATGAGAATTTAGAGTCTTTGCACGACCGTTTAATGAAAACCGGCTCTAAGCTAGTCGTTAAAACGCTTGACAAAATTGCAAAAGGGGAAGTAGAATCTAGGGCTCAACTTGATTCTAGCGACCTAAGGGATGCGCCTAAACTTACACGGGATAATACTAAAATAGACTGGAACAATTCACTCGATAATATATACAATCTTATTAGAGGTTTGAATCCATATCCTGCAGCCTGGTGTTACCTGGATAATTTTTCAGAAGAAATGCAGGTAAAGATCTATGATGTCGAGAAATTAAACCGTGAACATCATTTGCCAAACGGAACAGTTACCATTGTTGATAATAAAATAAAAGTCGCCGCAATTGGCGGTTATATTATTGTGAAAGAAATTCAGCTTCCGGGCAAGAGAAAAATGGATGCAAAATCACTTTTAAATGGTTTCGATTTTGCTCCGGAAGCAAAAATGCGCTGA
- a CDS encoding HU family DNA-binding protein gives MNKTDLIDAMAENAGISKAAAKKALESFLENVEKSLKKGDRVSLVGFGSWSVSKRAAREGRNPQTGKTIKIAAKNVVKFKAGADLQKAVN, from the coding sequence ATGAACAAAACAGATTTAATCGATGCAATGGCTGAAAACGCTGGAATTTCTAAAGCAGCAGCAAAAAAAGCATTAGAGTCTTTCCTTGAGAACGTAGAGAAGTCTCTTAAAAAAGGAGATAGAGTTTCATTAGTAGGATTCGGATCTTGGTCTGTATCTAAAAGAGCTGCTCGTGAAGGAAGAAACCCACAAACCGGAAAAACTATTAAGATTGCTGCTAAAAATGTAGTGAAATTTAAAGCCGGAGCTGATTTACAAAAAGCTGTGAACTAA
- a CDS encoding YqgE/AlgH family protein, whose product MIALKPTKGHLLVAEPSIIGDVSFNRSVVLLADHSDNGSVGFILNKILDFTLKDLIPEIKGDFKVYNGGPVEQDNLYFIHKIPDLIPDSIEIAHGIYWGGNFEVVMELISKELIDDKQIKFFLGYSGWDANQLDEELNSHSWVVTVNEDNRDLLEKPYNSFWKDKMLELGGEYMLWSNSPENPTYN is encoded by the coding sequence ATGATCGCGTTAAAACCAACCAAAGGCCATCTTTTAGTTGCAGAACCATCTATAATTGGAGATGTGTCTTTTAATCGCTCTGTGGTTCTACTAGCTGACCATTCAGACAATGGATCGGTTGGGTTTATATTGAATAAAATTCTCGATTTCACTCTAAAAGATCTTATTCCTGAAATTAAAGGAGATTTTAAGGTCTACAATGGAGGGCCTGTAGAGCAGGATAATCTTTATTTTATTCATAAGATCCCAGACCTAATCCCCGATAGTATTGAGATAGCTCATGGAATTTACTGGGGCGGTAACTTTGAAGTCGTGATGGAACTTATCTCCAAGGAGTTAATCGACGACAAGCAAATTAAATTTTTCCTGGGTTATTCCGGTTGGGATGCTAACCAGTTAGATGAAGAATTAAATTCTCATTCCTGGGTTGTTACCGTGAACGAAGACAACAGAGATTTGCTAGAAAAACCTTACAATTCTTTTTGGAAAGATAAAATGTTAGAATTAGGCGGCGAATATATGCTTTGGTCTAATTCTCCCGAAAACCCAACTTATAATTAA
- a CDS encoding aminotransferase class IV, with translation MINLDGTIVKEKNAKLSVLNRGFAYGDSVFETIRVISGKIMFWEDHYFRLMASMRIMRMEIPSSFSPEFLEKEIKEIIEANDLATSPARIRFAVYRLQGGYYTPATRDIGYVISAEAMENSFYLFNDNPYEIELFKDHYVNSGLLSTIKSNNRAVNVLGSIYARENDYDNCLLLNEKKSVVEALNGNVFLVKGKTIKTPPISDGALNGIIRKQLVNILKKTEEYNLEETSISPFELQKADELFITNVAQGIQPVSKYRKKDFENKVSKDLLSKLNVKARLG, from the coding sequence ATGATCAATTTAGACGGAACAATAGTAAAGGAAAAAAATGCAAAATTATCGGTACTTAACCGGGGCTTTGCTTATGGAGATTCAGTATTCGAAACGATAAGAGTGATTAGCGGGAAAATAATGTTCTGGGAGGATCATTATTTCAGGTTAATGGCTTCTATGCGAATTATGAGAATGGAAATTCCATCAAGTTTTTCCCCTGAATTCCTGGAAAAAGAGATCAAAGAGATCATTGAGGCAAATGACCTGGCGACCTCTCCTGCCAGAATAAGATTTGCAGTGTACAGGCTTCAGGGAGGGTATTATACTCCGGCTACTAGAGATATTGGCTATGTTATTAGTGCTGAAGCCATGGAAAATTCATTTTATCTCTTCAATGATAATCCTTACGAGATAGAATTATTTAAGGACCATTATGTAAATAGTGGCTTACTTTCTACGATCAAATCTAATAACCGAGCGGTGAATGTTCTGGGAAGTATTTATGCCCGAGAGAATGACTATGATAATTGTCTTTTGTTAAATGAAAAGAAGAGTGTAGTGGAAGCTTTAAATGGGAATGTGTTCTTAGTAAAAGGAAAAACAATAAAAACTCCGCCGATTTCAGATGGAGCTCTCAATGGTATCATAAGGAAGCAACTGGTGAATATTCTAAAGAAGACTGAAGAATATAACCTCGAAGAAACTTCTATATCACCATTCGAACTTCAGAAGGCAGATGAATTATTCATTACGAACGTGGCTCAGGGTATTCAACCGGTTAGTAAATATCGTAAAAAAGACTTTGAAAATAAGGTTTCAAAAGATCTATTGAGCAAGCTTAACGTAAAGGCAAGATTGGGTTAA
- a CDS encoding START-like domain-containing protein, translating to MEEKIKYEMEFPIQASPSLLFQYISTPSGLSEWYADNVNSRGEFFTFIWEGSEEKAKLVSKKSDERIKFKWIDDEDTPYFFELRIQVDDITKDVSLMITDFAEEDEVDEGKMLWENMVSDLKQILGSA from the coding sequence ATGGAAGAAAAGATAAAGTACGAAATGGAGTTTCCTATTCAAGCTTCTCCTTCATTATTATTCCAATATATTTCAACGCCCTCAGGTTTAAGTGAGTGGTATGCCGATAACGTTAATTCCCGAGGGGAATTTTTTACTTTTATATGGGAAGGTAGTGAAGAGAAGGCAAAGCTCGTAAGTAAGAAAAGTGACGAGCGTATAAAATTCAAATGGATAGATGATGAAGATACTCCTTATTTTTTCGAATTACGTATACAGGTTGACGACATAACCAAAGATGTATCCCTTATGATTACAGATTTTGCTGAAGAAGACGAAGTAGATGAAGGCAAAATGCTTTGGGAAAATATGGTTTCAGATCTTAAACAGATTCTGGGATCAGCCTAG
- a CDS encoding type I restriction endonuclease subunit R — MKFTEAQLESVFANQLEQEGYKHQLGGTISRKEDEVLIESDLREFLLTRYRKNGITKNEIDSIILRLKTLPASDLYESNKEFMQMLSDGFSLKREDRSQKDIWIYLIDYSEDNQNTYKFVNQLEITGTQKRIPDGILYINGIPVIVFEFKTAIQENTTIYDAYIQLTVRYQRDIPELFKYNAFCVISDGVNTKAGSFFAPYEFFYAWRRIAGLAQEVDGIDSMFTLIQGMLHQYRLRDIIKNFIYLPDSSKKDEKIVCRYPQYYAARALFDNIQKVQKPNGNGKGGTYFGATGSGKSFTMLFLTRLLMKSDHFESPTIILITDRTDLDDQLAGQFTNAKAFIGDDAIVSAESRADLRKRIRGRESGGVFLTTIHKFTEDTELLTNRSNVICISDEAHRSQTNLDQKIKITEKGVKKTFGFAKYLHDSLPNATFVGFTGTPIDATLDVFGKVVDEYTMTESVIDEITVRIVYEGRAAKVALENRELKKIEEYYRVAEEEGANEYQVEESKKQSANINAILSDPDRLQAIADDFVNHYEKRLEEGATVKGKAIFVCSNREIAYELYKNIIELRPEWAKIRKAEEGADLTEKDRKQLKPIERIKMIMTRGKDDPKEMYDLLGTKEYRKELDRQFKNEKSNFKIAIVVDMWLTGFDVPFLDSIYIDKPIQQHNLIQTISRVNRKFQGKNKGLVVDYIGIKKQMNLALAKYNKGERQNFEDIEKSLKIVRDHLDLLARIFHKFDSTDYFQGDPLSQLNNLNLAVEYVQHTKELETRFMDLVKRLKAAYDICAGSEKLTHEERDYTHFYLAVKSIVFKLTRGNAPDTAQMNAKVREMIRNALASEGVEEIFKMGDQTNSQQDIFDEDYLAKIDKIKLPNTKIKLLQQLLARAIGEIKKVNKVKGVDFSKKMEGLVFRYNERKGDVLRGEVYEEMAEQLTDLIWQVQKEFSAGEKLGIDFEEKAFYDILKELCIKYDFQYPEHKLIELSKSIKDLVDEQAKFPDWSKRNDIKSALKVGLILLLDEHGYPPVERDEVYEEIFEQAENFKKNRAV, encoded by the coding sequence ATGAAATTTACCGAAGCACAACTGGAAAGTGTTTTTGCCAACCAGCTGGAACAGGAAGGTTATAAGCATCAATTAGGAGGCACTATCTCACGAAAGGAAGATGAAGTGCTCATTGAAAGTGATCTTCGGGAATTTCTATTGACAAGGTACCGGAAAAACGGGATTACTAAAAATGAAATAGATTCCATTATCCTTAGACTTAAAACTCTTCCGGCATCAGACCTCTATGAAAGCAACAAGGAGTTTATGCAAATGCTTTCTGATGGTTTTTCGCTAAAGCGGGAAGACCGTTCCCAAAAAGATATTTGGATCTATTTAATTGATTATTCAGAAGACAACCAAAATACTTATAAGTTCGTTAATCAGCTGGAAATTACCGGAACCCAAAAACGTATTCCTGACGGGATTCTTTATATTAATGGAATTCCGGTAATTGTTTTCGAATTCAAAACGGCGATTCAGGAAAATACCACCATTTATGACGCTTATATTCAATTAACAGTGCGTTACCAAAGGGACATACCTGAACTTTTTAAGTACAATGCATTTTGTGTAATTAGTGATGGTGTAAATACCAAAGCAGGTTCATTTTTTGCGCCTTATGAATTCTTTTATGCCTGGCGCAGGATCGCAGGATTGGCACAAGAGGTTGACGGTATTGATAGTATGTTCACCCTTATCCAGGGAATGTTGCATCAATACAGGCTGCGGGACATCATTAAAAACTTTATTTATTTACCGGATAGCTCCAAAAAGGATGAAAAGATCGTGTGCCGCTATCCCCAGTATTATGCGGCAAGGGCTCTATTTGACAATATTCAGAAAGTCCAAAAACCTAACGGTAACGGAAAAGGAGGCACCTATTTTGGAGCAACCGGTTCCGGTAAAAGTTTTACCATGCTTTTCCTAACCCGGCTTTTAATGAAAAGTGATCATTTTGAAAGTCCTACTATTATTTTGATTACAGATCGAACCGATTTGGATGATCAGCTTGCAGGGCAATTTACCAATGCCAAAGCCTTTATTGGGGATGATGCTATCGTAAGTGCAGAAAGCCGTGCAGACTTACGCAAACGGATTAGAGGAAGGGAAAGTGGTGGCGTGTTCCTTACCACTATACATAAGTTTACAGAAGATACCGAGTTACTTACGAATAGAAGCAATGTTATTTGTATATCTGATGAGGCTCACCGGAGCCAGACCAATCTTGACCAGAAAATAAAAATCACAGAAAAAGGGGTAAAGAAAACTTTTGGCTTTGCTAAGTACCTTCACGATTCTTTGCCTAATGCTACTTTTGTAGGTTTTACCGGGACGCCAATCGATGCTACTTTAGATGTATTTGGGAAGGTAGTAGATGAATATACAATGACAGAATCTGTAATAGATGAAATTACAGTACGTATTGTATATGAAGGAAGGGCAGCGAAAGTGGCCCTTGAAAACAGAGAATTAAAGAAAATTGAGGAATATTACCGGGTAGCTGAGGAAGAAGGTGCGAATGAGTACCAGGTAGAAGAGAGTAAAAAGCAGTCGGCTAACATTAATGCCATTTTGAGTGATCCGGATCGTTTACAGGCCATAGCAGATGATTTTGTCAATCATTATGAAAAAAGGCTGGAGGAAGGTGCTACCGTAAAAGGAAAAGCAATTTTCGTTTGTAGCAATCGTGAAATAGCTTACGAGCTTTATAAGAACATCATCGAATTAAGACCGGAATGGGCAAAGATTAGAAAGGCAGAAGAAGGTGCCGATTTAACTGAAAAAGACAGGAAGCAACTCAAGCCTATTGAGAGGATAAAGATGATCATGACAAGGGGAAAAGACGATCCTAAAGAAATGTATGATCTTTTAGGAACCAAAGAGTACCGGAAAGAGCTGGACCGTCAATTTAAAAATGAGAAATCGAATTTTAAAATTGCCATTGTCGTCGATATGTGGCTTACAGGTTTTGATGTGCCGTTTCTGGATAGTATCTATATCGATAAACCCATCCAGCAGCATAACCTTATCCAGACGATTTCCCGGGTAAACCGGAAGTTCCAGGGCAAGAACAAAGGACTGGTAGTAGATTATATTGGTATTAAGAAACAAATGAACTTAGCTCTTGCCAAATATAATAAGGGTGAGCGTCAGAATTTCGAAGATATTGAAAAGTCCCTGAAGATAGTTAGGGACCACCTGGATTTACTGGCCAGGATTTTTCACAAATTTGATAGTACAGATTATTTCCAGGGAGATCCTTTAAGCCAATTGAACAACCTTAACCTGGCTGTTGAATACGTACAGCATACCAAGGAGCTGGAAACACGTTTTATGGATTTGGTGAAACGCCTGAAAGCTGCTTATGATATTTGTGCTGGAAGTGAAAAGTTAACACACGAAGAACGGGATTATACACATTTTTATTTAGCTGTAAAATCTATAGTTTTTAAACTCACCAGGGGAAATGCACCGGATACCGCCCAGATGAATGCCAAAGTAAGGGAAATGATCAGAAATGCTTTGGCAAGTGAAGGCGTGGAGGAGATCTTTAAAATGGGTGATCAAACCAATAGTCAGCAGGATATATTTGATGAGGATTATCTGGCAAAAATCGATAAGATCAAATTGCCCAATACTAAAATCAAACTTTTACAGCAATTACTGGCCAGGGCTATTGGAGAGATTAAAAAAGTGAACAAGGTAAAAGGAGTAGATTTTTCTAAAAAGATGGAAGGCCTGGTTTTCCGATACAATGAAAGAAAAGGTGATGTGTTACGCGGAGAGGTCTACGAAGAGATGGCAGAGCAGCTCACAGATCTTATTTGGCAGGTACAAAAAGAGTTTTCGGCCGGGGAAAAGTTGGGAATTGATTTTGAAGAAAAAGCCTTCTATGATATTTTAAAAGAGCTTTGTATCAAATATGATTTTCAATATCCCGAACATAAGCTCATCGAGCTCTCAAAGTCAATAAAAGATTTAGTGGACGAACAAGCGAAATTTCCAGACTGGAGCAAAAGAAATGACATTAAATCTGCCCTAAAGGTTGGACTTATTCTATTACTCGATGAACACGGTTATCCGCCGGTGGAACGGGATGAAGTTTATGAAGAAATATTTGAACAAGCGGAGAATTTTAAGAAAAATAGAGCGGTGTAA
- a CDS encoding Fic family protein, producing the protein MPETNRIEYKRELSEGLEKEVVAFLNYREGGIIYIGIDKEGRTVGVQDADSDQLKIKDRLKNNIRPSALGLFDIVSEERDGKEILKIIVASGSEKPYHLKKYGMSEKGCFIRLGSAAEPMSQKQIEELFASRTRNSIGKIKAHRQDLNFEQLHIYYQEKQKPLNKQFRKNLELTTTEGDLNYAAYLLADENNLSVKVAKYKGDTRVDLMESNEYGYCSLVKATKSVLDKISLENRTITQITQKERKEHRLWNAIALREAIINAFVHNDYTREIAPKFEIFNDRIEITSAGSLPDGLSKNEFFEGFSIPRNKVLMRIYKDLDLVEQLGSGIPRILEAYSKECFRFSDNFLRMIFPAGDEVYRETPQVSPQVTPQVTPQVWDLLIVFKGEESRIELQKSLGLVDRKNFRINYLNPALEEGLVELTIPDKPKSSKQKYRLTEKGRKARQE; encoded by the coding sequence ATGCCCGAAACCAATCGCATAGAATATAAGCGTGAACTTTCCGAAGGACTGGAGAAAGAAGTTGTGGCTTTTTTGAATTACAGAGAAGGTGGCATAATTTATATAGGCATAGATAAAGAAGGTAGGACAGTTGGCGTTCAAGATGCCGATAGCGACCAGTTAAAAATAAAAGACCGGTTAAAAAACAACATTCGTCCTTCAGCCCTCGGACTGTTTGATATTGTAAGCGAAGAAAGGGATGGGAAAGAAATTTTAAAGATTATTGTAGCCAGCGGTTCTGAGAAACCATACCATCTCAAAAAATACGGGATGAGTGAAAAAGGCTGTTTTATACGCCTGGGTTCTGCTGCAGAACCGATGTCGCAGAAACAAATTGAAGAACTTTTTGCCTCTCGTACCCGGAATTCCATAGGGAAAATAAAAGCCCATCGCCAGGATCTAAACTTTGAGCAGCTTCATATTTATTACCAGGAAAAACAAAAACCCCTTAATAAACAGTTCAGGAAGAATTTAGAGCTTACAACCACCGAGGGTGATTTGAATTACGCCGCTTATTTGCTGGCCGATGAAAATAACCTTTCCGTAAAGGTCGCAAAATATAAGGGTGACACGCGAGTAGATTTAATGGAAAGTAACGAATACGGTTATTGTTCCCTTGTGAAAGCTACTAAGAGTGTACTGGATAAAATAAGCCTGGAAAACCGCACCATCACACAAATAACTCAGAAAGAACGAAAGGAACATCGTCTATGGAATGCCATTGCACTTAGGGAAGCAATTATAAATGCCTTTGTCCATAATGACTATACCCGCGAAATAGCACCAAAATTTGAGATCTTTAATGATCGCATCGAAATAACTTCCGCAGGTTCTTTACCTGATGGCTTAAGTAAAAATGAGTTTTTCGAAGGCTTTTCAATTCCCCGGAACAAGGTGCTGATGCGTATTTATAAAGATCTGGACCTGGTAGAGCAATTAGGTTCGGGAATTCCCAGAATACTGGAAGCGTACAGCAAAGAATGTTTCCGTTTTTCTGATAATTTCCTCAGGATGATATTTCCTGCCGGAGATGAAGTTTATAGGGAGACCCCGCAAGTCTCCCCCCAAGTTACCCCACAAGTCACCCCCCAAGTATGGGATCTTCTTATTGTTTTTAAGGGCGAAGAAAGTAGAATCGAATTGCAAAAATCATTAGGGCTTGTGGACAGAAAAAATTTTAGAATCAATTACTTAAACCCCGCTTTAGAAGAGGGTTTGGTAGAATTAACAATACCGGACAAACCCAAAAGCAGTAAACAGAAGTATAGGTTAACTGAGAAGGGAAGAAAAGCCAGACAGGAATGA
- a CDS encoding abortive infection family protein codes for MTEELERIKKLSEFQLVEYFQDGVIARATGSDFDNQLYTTVRTKLIRNKALENLLPEWIKTKRTIDQFWTFIKGRFSTYQERRDFLWDEFSPILNYLEKKSTSPLEESIVFDEAHIHIQWQKALKRMQTEPEGAITSARTLIESILKYILDEQGIEYNDGAELPDLYKEVAKSLNLAPEKHQEQIFKQILGSASGVVSGLGALRNKLGDAHGKSKKSVKPSERHSELAVNLAGSMTIFLFKTFKETKVFKLSAF; via the coding sequence ATGACAGAAGAATTAGAACGAATAAAAAAATTAAGTGAATTTCAACTTGTTGAATATTTTCAAGATGGTGTAATTGCTCGGGCTACAGGAAGTGATTTTGATAATCAATTATATACAACAGTAAGAACCAAGCTCATTAGGAATAAAGCATTAGAAAATTTGCTACCTGAATGGATTAAAACAAAAAGAACAATAGACCAGTTTTGGACTTTCATCAAGGGAAGGTTTAGTACTTATCAAGAACGCAGAGATTTTTTATGGGATGAATTCTCCCCAATATTAAATTATTTAGAAAAGAAATCTACCTCACCTTTAGAAGAAAGCATTGTGTTTGATGAAGCACATATTCATATTCAATGGCAAAAAGCTCTTAAACGAATGCAAACAGAACCTGAAGGTGCGATAACTTCAGCTCGAACATTAATTGAAAGTATTTTAAAATATATTTTAGACGAGCAAGGTATAGAATATAACGATGGCGCTGAATTACCCGACTTGTATAAAGAAGTTGCAAAATCTTTGAATTTAGCACCAGAAAAACATCAGGAGCAAATTTTTAAGCAAATACTTGGTAGTGCAAGTGGTGTTGTTAGTGGTTTAGGAGCGTTGAGAAATAAACTAGGAGATGCTCACGGGAAAAGTAAAAAAAGTGTTAAACCATCAGAAAGACATAGTGAATTAGCAGTCAATTTAGCAGGGTCAATGACAATTTTCTTGTTCAAAACATTTAAAGAAACCAAAGTTTTTAAATTATCAGCATTTTGA